In Polynucleobacter sp. MWH-S4W17, a genomic segment contains:
- a CDS encoding L-threonylcarbamoyladenylate synthase, with protein MSADSNHLQSTVVINEAVQSLRDGGLVAFPTETVYGLGADAKNPEAIKKIFTAKGRPSNHPLIVHVAAPDKFDQTQVDWVALLAPWVRDLSEESLKLINVFWPGPLTLVFKKDKSVLNELTGGQDTVAIRAPSHPVAQELLRKFKGGVVAPSANRFGKVSPTSAADVRNEFEGMLDLMVLDGGDCEVGIESTIIDLSSGDKAVLLRPGAITPSEIFAKTGVKVYQPGEVKGNEAANEAVADVPRVSGSLKAHYAPTTPLRLYAPGRVLDALSEYPDIKSRVAVAVWDSESSLVLEDHPSTDVEEVIVSSDPTAFASKLYRTLRDLDQQGWDLILFPEPPAGEEWDGVRDRLQRACFGSGPSSSSHDSN; from the coding sequence ATGTCCGCAGACAGTAACCACTTGCAATCTACTGTAGTGATTAATGAGGCAGTACAAAGCTTGCGTGACGGTGGGTTGGTTGCCTTTCCTACTGAGACTGTTTATGGCTTGGGCGCGGATGCTAAAAATCCTGAAGCGATTAAGAAAATCTTTACCGCTAAGGGTCGTCCATCAAATCACCCTTTAATTGTTCACGTAGCTGCGCCAGATAAATTTGATCAAACTCAAGTTGACTGGGTTGCGCTCTTGGCGCCGTGGGTAAGAGATTTATCCGAGGAATCTTTAAAGCTCATTAATGTTTTTTGGCCGGGACCATTAACCTTGGTCTTCAAGAAAGATAAAAGTGTTTTAAATGAGCTGACTGGCGGCCAAGATACGGTAGCGATTCGGGCTCCTTCTCATCCTGTTGCTCAAGAGTTATTGCGTAAATTTAAAGGCGGAGTTGTTGCGCCATCAGCCAACCGCTTTGGTAAGGTGTCTCCTACGAGTGCTGCAGACGTCCGTAATGAGTTCGAGGGTATGTTGGATTTAATGGTCCTAGATGGTGGCGATTGTGAAGTCGGGATCGAGTCAACCATTATTGATTTGTCATCTGGCGATAAGGCTGTGCTACTCAGACCCGGCGCGATCACTCCAAGTGAAATCTTTGCTAAGACAGGTGTGAAGGTTTATCAGCCTGGAGAAGTAAAAGGGAATGAAGCAGCCAATGAAGCGGTGGCAGATGTACCAAGGGTATCTGGAAGTCTCAAAGCCCATTACGCACCAACTACCCCTTTGCGCCTATATGCACCAGGTCGTGTCTTGGATGCCTTGAGTGAATATCCGGATATTAAATCGCGCGTCGCTGTAGCGGTATGGGATTCTGAGTCTTCTTTGGTTTTAGAGGACCATCCTTCAACAGATGTTGAAGAGGTGATTGTGTCTAGCGATCCAACCGCATTTGCTAGTAAGCTATATCGCACCTTGCGTGATTTAGATCAGCAAGGCTGGGATTTGATTTTGTTCCCTGAGCCGCCAGCGGGCGAGGAGTGGGATGGTGTTAGAGATCGTCTTCAGCGCGCATGCTTTGGTTCTGGCCCATCTTCAAGCAGCCACGACAGCAACTGA
- a CDS encoding 5-(carboxyamino)imidazole ribonucleotide synthase has translation MADRMEPILPGSYLGILGGGQLGRMFTQAAQAMGYKVCVLDPGSDSPAGSIAEKFIQAQYTDSAALKEMAALCSSVSTEFENVPAQALDELESLGVFVAPRSSCVSLAQNRIAEKNFLATWKSETNIGPAPNFVIEHEADIAHTPKELFPGILKTARMGYDGKGQATVYSAEELTTAWNAFGRVPCVLEKRMELDFEVSALVVRGYDDAVVAYPVAQNIHRDGILHTSTVPAPSLKPAQEKKIIDAAKALIRKIDYVGVLCVEFFVLKNGDIVANEIAPRPHNSGHYTMDACVSSQFEQQVRAMARLPLGDTRQLAPVSMLNLLGDLWFEGSEDQPKEPAWNKVLAHPDAKLHLYGKSAPRIGRKMGHINCLGEALNEARQNCAAVATELGIEP, from the coding sequence ATGGCAGATCGTATGGAACCCATTTTGCCGGGTTCGTATTTAGGAATTTTAGGTGGCGGTCAATTGGGGCGGATGTTTACTCAGGCCGCTCAAGCAATGGGCTACAAGGTTTGCGTGCTCGACCCTGGTTCTGATAGTCCCGCAGGCTCCATTGCCGAAAAATTTATTCAAGCGCAATACACTGACAGCGCCGCTTTAAAAGAGATGGCTGCATTGTGTTCATCAGTGAGCACTGAATTTGAAAATGTTCCAGCACAAGCCTTGGATGAGTTGGAATCCTTGGGTGTATTTGTGGCGCCACGCAGTAGCTGTGTTTCTCTTGCCCAAAATCGCATTGCTGAGAAAAATTTCTTAGCCACTTGGAAGTCAGAAACCAATATTGGTCCGGCTCCTAACTTTGTGATTGAGCATGAGGCTGATATTGCCCATACTCCAAAGGAGCTCTTTCCCGGAATCTTAAAGACTGCGCGCATGGGCTATGACGGTAAAGGTCAGGCGACTGTGTATAGCGCAGAAGAGTTAACTACTGCATGGAATGCGTTCGGGCGCGTACCTTGCGTTTTAGAAAAGCGCATGGAATTGGATTTTGAAGTGTCGGCTTTGGTAGTGCGTGGTTATGATGATGCTGTGGTGGCTTATCCGGTAGCCCAAAACATCCATCGCGATGGTATTTTGCATACCTCGACTGTGCCAGCCCCTTCACTGAAGCCTGCTCAAGAAAAGAAAATCATTGATGCAGCAAAGGCGCTCATTCGGAAGATCGATTACGTTGGTGTTCTTTGTGTGGAATTCTTTGTACTGAAGAACGGCGACATCGTCGCTAATGAAATCGCGCCACGCCCACATAACTCAGGCCACTACACCATGGATGCTTGTGTGAGCAGCCAGTTTGAGCAGCAGGTGAGAGCCATGGCTAGGCTGCCATTGGGTGATACCCGTCAGTTAGCGCCCGTATCCATGTTGAACTTATTGGGCGATCTTTGGTTTGAAGGTAGTGAAGACCAACCAAAAGAGCCTGCTTGGAATAAAGTACTCGCTCACCCCGATGCAAAGCTGCATCTATATGGCAAGTCTGCGCCACGCATTGGTAGAAAAATGGGTCACATTAACTGCTTAGGTGAAGCCCTCAATGAAGCTCGCCAAAATTGCGCAGCTGTTGCTACTGAATTAGGGATCGAGCCCTAG
- the purE gene encoding 5-(carboxyamino)imidazole ribonucleotide mutase: MSKKPIVGIVMGSNSDWDTMQHAAQMLELFGIAHEAKVLSAHRMPDDMFQYAEKAQANGLQAIIAGAGGAAHLPGMLASKTIVPVYGVPVASKYLRGEDSLFSIVQMPKGIPVATFAIGEAGAANAALHVIAGLALHDADLAKRLEDFRAKQSDTARSMNLPGY; this comes from the coding sequence ATGAGCAAGAAGCCAATCGTCGGAATAGTGATGGGATCCAATTCAGATTGGGACACCATGCAGCACGCTGCTCAAATGCTTGAGCTATTTGGTATTGCGCACGAGGCAAAAGTACTCTCCGCACATCGCATGCCAGATGATATGTTTCAGTATGCAGAAAAAGCCCAAGCTAATGGCTTGCAGGCAATCATTGCTGGAGCAGGTGGTGCGGCCCATTTACCAGGCATGCTCGCATCAAAAACGATTGTTCCTGTTTATGGCGTACCTGTTGCCAGTAAATATTTGCGTGGTGAAGATTCTCTCTTCTCTATTGTGCAGATGCCTAAAGGTATTCCGGTTGCTACTTTTGCGATTGGTGAAGCTGGTGCAGCGAATGCTGCCTTGCATGTGATTGCTGGTTTAGCTTTGCATGATGCTGATTTAGCAAAGCGCTTAGAAGATTTCCGTGCCAAGCAGTCTGATACCGCGCGTTCAATGAATTTGCCGGGATATTAA
- a CDS encoding phosphoribosylaminoimidazolesuccinocarboxamide synthase — protein sequence MSALYATSIKSLPLLSKGKVRDVYALDDDKLLMITTDRLSAFDVVMGEPIPEKGVVLNQMANFWFDKLAAVIPNHLTGIDPATVVAVDEISQVKGRAVVAKRLKPILVEAVVRGYLAGSGWKDYKETGKVCGIALPEGMENAQKLPEPIFTPAAKAEFGQHDENISFEKVIELIGEKLANQIREVSIRLYKEASEYAATRGIIIADTKFEFGLDANGQLVLMDEILTADSSRFWPAETYYVGSNPPSYDKQFVRDWLETAMVNGKLWPKTAPAPQLPADVIEKTAQKYREALTRLTETS from the coding sequence ATGTCCGCTTTGTACGCTACCTCTATTAAGTCATTGCCTTTGTTGTCTAAAGGCAAAGTGCGCGATGTTTATGCATTAGATGACGACAAGTTGCTGATGATTACTACTGACCGTCTTTCTGCGTTTGATGTGGTGATGGGCGAGCCCATTCCAGAGAAGGGCGTAGTTCTCAATCAAATGGCTAATTTTTGGTTCGATAAATTGGCTGCTGTGATTCCCAATCATTTAACTGGTATTGATCCAGCTACTGTAGTGGCAGTGGATGAGATTAGCCAAGTCAAAGGTCGTGCGGTAGTTGCTAAACGCTTAAAGCCAATTTTGGTTGAGGCAGTAGTTCGTGGTTATTTAGCTGGTAGTGGCTGGAAAGACTACAAAGAAACTGGCAAGGTCTGCGGTATTGCTTTGCCGGAAGGCATGGAGAATGCCCAGAAATTACCTGAGCCTATTTTTACTCCTGCAGCTAAAGCGGAGTTTGGTCAGCATGATGAAAATATCTCATTTGAAAAAGTCATCGAACTCATTGGTGAAAAGTTAGCCAATCAAATTCGTGAAGTCAGTATTCGTTTGTACAAAGAGGCTTCTGAGTACGCTGCTACTCGTGGAATCATCATTGCCGATACCAAGTTTGAATTTGGACTTGATGCCAATGGACAATTGGTATTGATGGATGAGATCCTGACGGCTGACTCTTCACGTTTTTGGCCTGCGGAGACCTACTATGTAGGTTCAAACCCACCTTCTTATGACAAGCAGTTTGTGCGCGATTGGCTTGAAACTGCTATGGTGAATGGTAAGTTATGGCCTAAAACCGCTCCTGCGCCGCAATTGCCAGCGGATGTGATTGAAAAGACTGCCCAGAAGTATCGTGAAGCGCTTACCCGTCTTACTGAGACTTCTTGA
- the fba gene encoding class II fructose-bisphosphate aldolase (catalyzes the reversible aldol condensation of dihydroxyacetonephosphate and glyceraldehyde 3-phosphate in the Calvin cycle, glycolysis, and/or gluconeogenesis): protein MALVSLRQLLDHAAENGYGLPAFNVNNLEQVTAIMEAANEADSPVIMQASAGARKYAGEAFLRHLISAAVEAYPHIPVVMHQDHGQSPAVCMAAIKSGFTSVMMDGSLEADGKSVASYEYNVDVSKEVVKFSHSIGVTVEAELGVLGSLETMQGDKEDGHGADGKMTREQLLTDVEQAADFVKATQCDALAIAIGTSHGAYKFTKKPTGDILAIDRIKEIHARIPNTHLVMHGSSSVPQELLAEIREFGGDMKETYGVPVEEIQEGIKNGVRKINIDTDIRLAMTGAIRRYLIENPSKFDPRDYLKPAREAAKKVCIARFQAFGSAGQASKIKPISLEKMAELYKSGKLTQIVK, encoded by the coding sequence ATGGCTTTAGTATCTTTAAGACAACTCTTGGATCATGCTGCTGAAAACGGTTACGGCCTACCAGCATTTAACGTGAACAACTTAGAGCAAGTAACGGCGATTATGGAAGCAGCAAATGAAGCAGACTCCCCAGTCATCATGCAAGCTTCAGCAGGCGCACGTAAATATGCTGGTGAGGCGTTCTTGCGCCACCTGATTTCTGCTGCGGTTGAGGCGTACCCGCATATTCCGGTTGTAATGCATCAAGACCATGGCCAAAGCCCGGCAGTGTGTATGGCTGCGATTAAGAGTGGCTTTACCAGTGTGATGATGGATGGTTCCTTAGAGGCCGATGGTAAAAGTGTTGCTAGCTACGAGTACAACGTCGACGTATCCAAAGAAGTGGTGAAGTTCTCTCACTCTATTGGAGTTACGGTTGAGGCTGAATTAGGTGTATTGGGCTCGCTAGAGACTATGCAAGGTGACAAAGAAGACGGTCATGGCGCTGACGGCAAGATGACTCGTGAGCAATTACTGACTGACGTTGAGCAGGCTGCTGATTTTGTGAAGGCCACTCAGTGCGATGCTTTAGCTATTGCGATTGGTACTAGCCATGGGGCATACAAGTTCACCAAAAAGCCAACAGGCGATATTTTGGCAATCGATCGCATTAAAGAAATTCATGCGCGTATTCCCAATACACATTTGGTAATGCATGGTTCTTCTAGTGTTCCGCAAGAGTTGCTCGCTGAGATCCGTGAATTTGGTGGTGATATGAAAGAGACCTATGGCGTACCTGTTGAAGAGATTCAAGAGGGCATCAAGAATGGAGTGCGCAAGATCAATATCGATACGGATATCCGCTTAGCAATGACTGGTGCAATTCGTCGTTATTTGATTGAAAATCCAAGCAAGTTTGACCCACGCGATTATTTGAAGCCAGCCCGTGAAGCCGCTAAGAAGGTCTGTATTGCGCGTTTCCAGGCTTTTGGTTCTGCTGGTCAAGCCTCCAAAATTAAACCGATTTCTTTAGAGAAGATGGCTGAGCTATATAAGAGCGGCAAATTAACTCAAATTGTGAAGTGA
- the pyk gene encoding pyruvate kinase, translating into MLRATKIIATLGPASERPEVLRDMIRAGVDVVRMNFSHGTVADHKARHDLVRAISAEVGKEVGIMADLQGPKIRVGKFADSKILLKEGDKFTLDVNCEMGSQGCVGLDYKELPGDVKPGDRLLLNDGLVVLTVESVKGGEIFTLVEQGGPLSNNKGINRAGGGLTAPALTEKDIADLDAAISMGVDFLAISFPKDGADMAYARKLADAASAKYGVGKVRTIAKVERAEAIEPEALKSIIAESDGIMVARGDLAIEVGNAAVPALQKRMIAWAREADKFTITATQMMESMINAPVPTRAEVSDVANAVLDGTDAVMLSAESAAGMYPVQTIKAMAEICVEAEKSDRVKLDTDFLDQTFTRIDQTIALGALFTAHHLNADAIAALTDSGSTAIWMSRHNIHVPIFALTSKIATQRALSTYRNVTPIGLDYTKDRDTALQEVEACLQKSGAVKKGDTVVLTSGEPMGEPGGTNTLKIIHVK; encoded by the coding sequence ATGTTGAGAGCAACCAAGATTATTGCAACCTTAGGACCTGCTTCTGAAAGGCCTGAAGTGTTGCGTGACATGATTCGTGCGGGTGTAGATGTAGTGCGCATGAATTTCTCTCACGGTACTGTTGCTGACCATAAAGCTCGTCATGACTTGGTGCGAGCTATCTCCGCTGAAGTGGGCAAAGAGGTTGGCATCATGGCCGACTTACAGGGCCCCAAAATTCGTGTGGGTAAATTTGCGGATAGCAAAATCCTTCTGAAAGAAGGGGACAAATTTACTCTCGATGTTAATTGCGAGATGGGTAGCCAAGGGTGCGTTGGTCTTGACTACAAGGAGTTACCAGGCGATGTAAAGCCGGGCGACCGTCTTTTGTTAAATGATGGTTTAGTGGTGCTGACAGTTGAGAGCGTTAAGGGTGGTGAGATATTTACTCTCGTTGAGCAGGGTGGACCACTCTCCAATAACAAAGGTATTAATCGTGCTGGTGGTGGTTTGACTGCACCTGCGCTTACCGAAAAAGATATTGCTGACTTAGATGCCGCAATTTCAATGGGCGTAGATTTCTTAGCAATCAGCTTTCCTAAGGATGGCGCTGATATGGCCTATGCTCGTAAGTTGGCTGATGCCGCTAGCGCTAAGTATGGTGTTGGTAAAGTCAGAACCATTGCCAAGGTAGAGCGCGCTGAAGCGATTGAGCCTGAAGCCCTTAAAAGCATTATTGCTGAGAGTGACGGCATCATGGTTGCTCGTGGGGATCTCGCTATTGAAGTGGGTAATGCAGCAGTGCCTGCATTACAAAAGCGCATGATTGCTTGGGCGCGTGAGGCGGACAAATTTACGATTACCGCTACGCAAATGATGGAGTCGATGATTAATGCGCCAGTACCAACACGTGCTGAAGTTAGCGACGTTGCTAATGCAGTATTGGACGGCACTGATGCAGTCATGTTGTCTGCTGAGTCTGCTGCTGGCATGTATCCAGTGCAAACTATTAAAGCGATGGCAGAGATCTGTGTTGAAGCAGAAAAGTCAGATCGCGTGAAACTCGACACCGACTTCTTGGATCAGACCTTTACTCGCATCGATCAAACGATTGCCCTGGGAGCCCTGTTTACTGCCCATCATTTAAATGCCGATGCTATCGCAGCTTTAACTGACTCTGGTTCAACAGCCATTTGGATGAGTCGTCACAATATTCACGTCCCGATTTTTGCATTGACCTCCAAGATCGCCACACAGAGGGCGTTAAGCACTTATCGCAACGTCACTCCGATCGGTTTGGATTACACCAAGGATCGTGACACTGCTTTGCAAGAGGTCGAGGCCTGCTTGCAAAAATCGGGCGCAGTCAAAAAGGGCGATACCGTTGTGCTCACTTCAGGTGAGCCCATGGGTGAGCCCGGTGGTACCAATACGCTCAAAATTATTCATGTGAAGTAA
- a CDS encoding phosphoglycerate kinase codes for MPESLFKVKRLSELAQSGQLKGKRVFIRADLNVPQDEAGNITEDTRIRASMPAVQMCLDAGAAVMVTSHLGRPTEGEFKPEDSLAPVADRIAALLNRKVPLISDWVNGGFEVNPGEVVLLENCRLNVGEKKNSDELAKKIAALCDVYVNDAFGTAHRAEATTYGVAKFAPVACAGPLMAAELDALSRALASPKRPLVAIVAGSKVSSKLTILKALSEKVDELIVGGGIANTFMLAKGLPIGKSLAEPDLVDEAREIMEIMEKRGAHVPIPEDVVVANELSPLARANRVPADQVAEDDMILDIGPKTAARLSIMLAHAGTIVWNGPLGVFEIDQFGGGTKMLAAAIAHSPAFSIAGGGDTLAAIAKYGIENQVDYISTGGGAFLEFLEGKTLPAFAVLAERAKD; via the coding sequence ATGCCGGAATCCTTATTTAAAGTTAAGCGTTTAAGTGAATTAGCCCAATCAGGTCAATTAAAGGGTAAGCGGGTATTTATCCGTGCCGATTTGAACGTTCCGCAAGATGAGGCAGGCAACATTACAGAAGACACGCGTATTCGGGCATCGATGCCTGCTGTGCAGATGTGTTTGGATGCTGGAGCGGCAGTGATGGTGACTTCGCATTTAGGTCGTCCAACCGAAGGAGAATTTAAACCCGAAGATAGTTTGGCGCCTGTGGCCGATCGTATTGCCGCTTTGCTGAATCGCAAAGTTCCATTAATTAGTGATTGGGTAAATGGTGGCTTTGAAGTCAATCCAGGCGAGGTAGTCCTACTGGAAAACTGCCGATTGAATGTCGGTGAGAAAAAAAATAGTGACGAGCTGGCCAAAAAAATTGCTGCATTGTGTGATGTGTATGTCAACGATGCATTTGGTACTGCACATCGTGCTGAGGCTACTACCTACGGTGTAGCAAAGTTTGCGCCAGTAGCGTGTGCCGGCCCTTTGATGGCTGCCGAATTAGATGCGCTGAGTCGCGCATTAGCCAGCCCAAAACGTCCTCTAGTTGCCATTGTTGCTGGGTCTAAAGTTTCATCCAAGCTTACTATTTTGAAGGCCTTGTCTGAGAAAGTGGATGAGCTCATCGTTGGTGGCGGCATTGCGAACACCTTCATGCTGGCCAAAGGTTTGCCTATTGGTAAATCCCTCGCTGAGCCTGATTTAGTTGATGAAGCGAGAGAGATTATGGAGATCATGGAAAAGCGTGGCGCTCATGTGCCGATTCCGGAGGATGTTGTGGTTGCAAATGAATTGTCTCCGTTAGCCCGTGCAAACCGCGTACCTGCGGATCAGGTTGCAGAAGATGACATGATCTTGGACATTGGCCCAAAGACAGCTGCACGTTTATCCATCATGCTCGCTCATGCTGGCACGATTGTTTGGAATGGCCCATTGGGTGTATTTGAAATTGATCAATTTGGCGGTGGCACCAAGATGTTAGCTGCTGCGATTGCGCACTCACCTGCATTTTCGATTGCTGGTGGCGGCGATACTTTGGCGGCAATTGCGAAGTACGGTATCGAGAATCAAGTGGATTACATCTCCACTGGTGGCGGCGCCTTCTTAGAATTCTTGGAAGGTAAAACTTTGCCAGCCTTTGCAGTACTTGCCGAAAGAGCGAAAGACTAA
- a CDS encoding branched-chain amino acid transaminase: protein MSMSDRDGFIWTDGKLIPWREANIHVLTHSLHYGMGVFEGIRAYKTPQGTAIFRLPEHVKRLFNGTKIFQMNMPYSPEEITKGIIDVVNSNKLEACYIRPIIFIGSQKLGISPKGNSIHTSIAAWEWGAYLGEDGLNKGIRVKTSSFTRHFVNSSLVRAKASGYYINSILANQEVTANGYDEALLLDTEGYVSEGSGENLFMVRNGVVYTPDLASCLDGITRDSVIQIAKDLGYEIREKRLTRDEVYSADEAFFTGTAAEVTPIRELDDRTIGDGKRGPITEKIQKTYFDAVYGRNDQYKSWLTYVK, encoded by the coding sequence ATGTCGATGTCCGACCGCGATGGCTTTATTTGGACTGATGGGAAGCTAATTCCTTGGCGCGAGGCCAATATTCACGTGTTAACCCATAGCCTGCACTATGGAATGGGCGTATTTGAGGGTATTCGAGCCTATAAAACCCCCCAGGGAACTGCGATTTTCCGCCTCCCAGAGCATGTAAAGCGCCTTTTTAACGGCACTAAGATCTTCCAAATGAACATGCCTTATAGCCCAGAAGAGATCACCAAGGGCATTATTGACGTGGTCAACAGCAATAAGCTCGAAGCCTGCTATATCCGCCCAATTATCTTTATCGGCTCCCAAAAACTGGGAATCTCCCCTAAAGGCAACAGCATCCACACCTCAATCGCCGCTTGGGAATGGGGTGCCTATTTGGGTGAAGATGGCCTAAATAAGGGTATTCGGGTTAAAACCTCCTCATTTACACGTCATTTCGTCAATTCTTCACTAGTTCGTGCCAAGGCATCGGGCTACTACATCAACTCCATTTTGGCCAACCAAGAGGTGACAGCCAATGGATATGACGAGGCTTTATTGCTTGATACCGAAGGTTACGTATCTGAAGGCTCCGGTGAAAACCTCTTTATGGTTCGCAACGGAGTTGTTTACACACCAGATTTAGCCTCATGCTTAGATGGCATCACACGTGACTCCGTTATCCAGATCGCCAAAGATCTTGGCTATGAAATTCGTGAAAAACGTCTGACTCGCGACGAAGTCTATTCTGCTGATGAGGCTTTCTTCACTGGTACTGCTGCTGAAGTAACTCCTATTCGCGAATTAGACGACCGCACCATTGGTGATGGCAAGCGTGGTCCTATCACTGAGAAAATTCAGAAGACGTATTTCGATGCGGTGTACGGCAGAAATGACCAATACAAATCTTGGCTCACTTACGTTAAATAA
- a CDS encoding zinc-finger domain-containing protein, with translation MTQAQVVMVDGKDLPLHCPTNKTPAWNSHPRVFLDITETGEAKCPYCGTEYKLIPGTEPHGH, from the coding sequence ATGACTCAAGCTCAAGTGGTTATGGTGGATGGCAAAGATTTACCTTTACATTGCCCCACCAATAAAACCCCAGCATGGAACTCACATCCACGCGTTTTTCTAGATATCACTGAGACCGGTGAAGCCAAGTGCCCATACTGTGGCACTGAGTACAAGCTCATCCCCGGCACTGAGCCGCACGGTCACTAA
- the waaF gene encoding lipopolysaccharide heptosyltransferase II: MHGILIIAPNWIGDAVMTQPLLASLKEQYPEANIDVLASTWVAPIYRACSEVHEVIEAKFEHKQLQWNLRKQLAKELATRKYQACFVLPNSLKSALIPWLANIPFRVGYRGELRFGLINLSLDNPSKVNRPPMVEHYLALSQLLNEGQIASTVSNFVPKLNVSATADQSVQTKLLNAKVDPTNLYVMCPGAEYGPTKRWPTSHFAQLAQKLIASNPRSQIILLGSKGDHALAQEIQYETKQDSHIHNWCGDTSLDEAIALIGMSKAIISNDSGLMHIAAALRTPQVAIFGSSDPAHTPPLSDKAKVIWLNLPCSPCHKRECPLGHLKCLNDILPEQVFATLNTSQQ; encoded by the coding sequence ATGCACGGTATTCTGATCATTGCCCCAAACTGGATTGGGGATGCTGTGATGACTCAGCCATTATTGGCATCCCTCAAAGAACAATATCCAGAAGCCAACATTGATGTACTAGCCAGCACTTGGGTTGCTCCAATTTATCGTGCCTGCTCTGAAGTACATGAAGTTATCGAAGCTAAGTTTGAACACAAACAGCTACAGTGGAACTTACGCAAACAACTAGCAAAAGAGTTAGCGACAAGAAAATATCAAGCCTGCTTTGTTTTACCTAATAGCCTTAAGTCAGCACTCATCCCCTGGCTTGCTAATATTCCTTTTCGGGTTGGCTATCGCGGTGAATTACGCTTTGGCTTAATTAATTTATCACTAGATAACCCAAGCAAGGTAAATCGCCCACCTATGGTGGAGCACTATCTTGCATTAAGCCAACTTCTCAATGAAGGGCAGATTGCATCAACAGTCAGCAATTTTGTACCCAAGTTAAATGTATCCGCTACCGCCGATCAATCGGTACAGACCAAATTGCTCAATGCCAAAGTTGATCCAACTAACCTCTACGTGATGTGCCCAGGCGCTGAATACGGCCCAACTAAACGCTGGCCCACAAGTCACTTTGCACAATTGGCGCAAAAACTCATTGCAAGCAATCCCCGTAGTCAAATCATTCTTTTGGGTAGCAAAGGTGACCACGCACTTGCCCAAGAAATTCAGTACGAGACAAAGCAAGATAGTCACATTCATAACTGGTGCGGGGATACTTCGCTTGATGAGGCGATTGCCCTGATTGGCATGAGTAAGGCGATTATCAGTAATGACTCCGGCTTAATGCATATTGCGGCAGCCCTCAGAACCCCTCAAGTTGCCATTTTTGGATCAAGCGACCCAGCCCATACCCCACCCTTGTCAGACAAAGCTAAGGTAATTTGGTTAAACCTCCCTTGTAGTCCCTGCCATAAAAGAGAATGTCCACTGGGTCACTTAAAGTGTCTAAACGACATCTTGCCGGAACAAGTATTCGCTACACTCAATACATCGCAGCAATAA
- a CDS encoding nuclear transport factor 2 family protein, giving the protein MTKLARLFHSADDVVEAWRDALRHRDIQGALDIWLDDDSITCVLPEGHRLTGHTEIREGLERLLAKQPLFLEPIACISHSVLGAAVYDTTEAVHLRADQVEAEFFLNITLVLLQDSQGWRIAHLHASHSTEDTFDAPSTPHGLH; this is encoded by the coding sequence ATGACCAAACTTGCCAGACTCTTTCATAGTGCGGATGATGTTGTTGAGGCATGGCGAGATGCCTTACGTCATCGTGATATTCAAGGTGCTTTGGATATTTGGTTGGATGATGACTCCATTACCTGTGTTCTACCGGAAGGTCATCGCCTAACAGGTCATACAGAAATTCGTGAAGGCCTAGAGAGACTATTAGCCAAGCAACCTTTATTCTTAGAGCCTATTGCCTGTATTAGCCATTCCGTTTTAGGTGCTGCGGTATACGACACTACTGAAGCAGTTCATCTGAGAGCTGATCAAGTGGAAGCAGAATTTTTTCTGAATATCACTCTCGTGCTTTTACAAGACAGTCAAGGCTGGCGTATCGCGCATTTACATGCCAGTCACTCCACAGAAGATACCTTTGACGCGCCGTCTACACCACACGGTTTGCATTAA